A part of Aegilops tauschii subsp. strangulata cultivar AL8/78 chromosome 2, Aet v6.0, whole genome shotgun sequence genomic DNA contains:
- the LOC109778936 gene encoding uncharacterized protein, giving the protein MDVSRGSCIKRRRMIWDPTAVLSLPHHPRNPSSVLWSFSTPPPPFFPSLSPLPFQIQQSSSRSPPLPPRCRDVASSPPAPPTPAAAPILSRSNPSPPRPSPPSSRHYTNLAAGPPLVLPAPERATHRVHRDCRGPAVRELEDGGGGQQPGAVGRRAAGLRAARARIPHWPRLPLRPRPRRGEASAYARAAAATGAWVFDVDETLLSNLPYYAQHGYGLELFDHREFDRWLETGEAPVIPSSLRLYREVRDLGFKTFLLTGRSEAHEGRKSCRGPAILLVSAGFSRHLADLISGFLLYLNLDYNMLVANWNNPAVWFRRVDQFDTIDLSDNEIVKLENFPFMYCPGSPHLITTYNEREEVTPRELSIRVPAILRSKDEEGVKGCRVAGAVNNYTSQLLTYGSSSQSPSCKSSRQYNLTEALLFLSHFMGDIHKMLAFIHVLS; this is encoded by the exons ATGGACGTGTCACGCGGATCGTGCATCAAACGCCGTCGGATGATTTGGGATCCAACGGCAGTCCTCAGCCTTCCACACCatccccgaaaccctagctcTGTCCTGTGGTCATTTTCCACCCCCCCGCCTCCATTCTTTCCCTCGCTCTCTCCTCTCCCCTTCCAGATCCAGCAGAGCTCCTCTCGAtcccctccccttcctccccGCTGTCGCGACGTCGCATCCTCCCCGCCAGCCCCTCCTACTCCAGCCGCCGCCCCCATTCTCTCCAGATCCAATCCAAGTCCCCCTCGTCCATCGCCCCCTTCCTCCCGTCACTACACCAACCTCGCCGCCGGCCCACCCCTGGTCCTCCCGGCACCTGAGCGCGCCACCCACCGCGTCCACAGAGACTGCCGTGGACCTGCGGTGCGCGAGCTGGAGGACGGCGGGGGAGGCCAACAACCTGGCGCCGTGGGCCGACGTGCTGCAGGACTGCGTGCCGCACGTGCACGCATACCTCACTGGCCCCGCCTACCGCTCCGACCTCGACCTCGTCGCGGGGAGGCCTCCGCCtatgcccgcgccgccgccgccaccggcgcctGGGTCTTCGACGTCGACGAGACGCTGCTCTCCAACCTCCCCTACTACGCGCAGCACGGTTACGG GCTGGAGCTGTTCGACCACCGGGAGTTCGACCGGTGGTTGGAGACGGGGGAGGCGCCGGTGATCCCCTCCAGCCTCCGCCTCTACAGGGAGGTCCGCGACCTCGGCTTCAAGACCTTCCTGCTCACTGGCCGCAGCGAGGCCCACGAGGGTAGAAAGAGCTGTCGTGGACCTGCTAT CTTGTTAGTCTCAGCAGGTTTCAGTCGACATCTAGCCGATTTAATTTCTGGGTTTCTTTTGTACCTCAACTTGGACTATAACATGTTGGTTGCA AACTGGAATAACCCTGCAGTTTGGTTCCGCAGAGTG GACCAGTTTGACACGATTGACTTGTCGGACAACGAGATTGTCAAGCTTGAGAACTTCCCTTTCATGTATTGCCCAGGGAGCCCGCACCTGATTACAACTTACAATGAGAGGGAGGAGGTGACGCCCAGGGAGCTCAGCATCCGAGTCCCGGCCATCCTTCGCAGCAAGGACGAGGAGGGCGTCAAGGGCTGCCGCGTCGCCGGGGCCGTCAACAACTACACCTCCCAGCTCCTCACCTACGGATCATCATCACAATCGCCATCTTGTAAATCTTCCCGccaat ATAACCTGACGGAAGCGCTCTTGTTCCTCTCACACTTCATGGGCGACATCCACAAG ATGCTGGCCTTCATTCATGTTTTGTCGTGA